The DNA sequence GGATCTCTACCGCCTAGAGGACCAAAGGGCCCTTCTGCCCCAGCTGGCAGCGGCCCGAGAGGAAGCCCGCCTCCTTGTGGTGGAATGGGGAGACCCAGAAGTCCTGGAGGCCGATCTCCTCCTCCGGCTCCTTCCCGAAGGCGAGGCGCGCAAAGCGGCGCTATGGCAGCTCCACCCCGGCCAGGAGGAGGGCGTCTAGCAAGGCCTCTCGCCCAGCCCGCCCGGCGAACAGGGCCACCACCTTGCCCTCGGCGTCCACCACGAAGGTCCAGGGCTGGCCCACCACCTTGAAGCGGTTGGCCACCTCGTGGGGCCGGTCCTTGTCCGAGGCCAGCAAGGGAATGAACCGGGGAAAGGCCCTCATGTACTCCAGCACCACCTCCTTGGTGTCCTTGGGCTCCCGGCTGATCACGTAGAAGGGCACCTTGGTTTCCTCCGCCACCTGGTGGAGCCCTGGGAACTCCGCCTTGCACACCGGGCACCAGCTGGCCCAGAAGACGATGACCGCGGGCTTCCTCATGGTGGCGGGGGTGACGAGGTTCCCCTTGGGATCCAAAAGGGCAAACTCGGGCAGGCGCTGGCCCGGCTGCACCGCAAAAGCCAGGCCCAGAAGCAAGAGACCCACTACCCCTATCCGTGGCTTTAGCATGCCTCTATTGTTTACCCTAGCCGGGATAGGTATGTAAACCACCTCACCTTGGCCGCCGCAAGCGCTTGAGGTCGTGGTCGGGCCAGATGCCGTCCGCCACCAGGTGGAGCCACTGGGAAAGGTAGTAGCCCAAAAGGGCGAAGCCCCACACCTCCCAGGGCCAGGAGGGAAGTTTTAGGGAAAACCCCATCCCCAGGTGCTTGGCAAGCCCCTGGGCCAGGAACCCCAGGGCCAAGAGGAGGCCCACCACGTACCCCAGGCGGGTCAAGGGCCCCAGCACCCAGGTGTGGGAAAGCCCCCGGTGGCGGAAAAGCCAGCCGTAAGGACGCCAGAGAAGGCCCAAAAGGCCCCAGCGGCGCTGGGACCGCGTGCCCTTCTCCGCCAGGTCCAGGTCGGGGGAGAGGAGAAAGGTGCCTGCCAGATAGGCCAGAGCGAAGGCCAAACCCCGGGGGTCCTCCGGGGAGCCCCCGTAGGCCAGGTAGGCCAGCGCCCCCCCGCCCAGGAGCGTCAGGTTGATGGCCTCATGCACCCGCCCCGAGGGCATAGGGCTCCTCTAAAGGGCAGGGAGGGGGAAGCGCTCCCCCGCCGAGAGCACATCCACCTTGAGCCCCTTGACCCCCCGGCCCGTGTACTCCGCCCCCCCGGCGTCCACCAGGGTCACCCCTCCCATCCAGA is a window from the Thermus neutrinimicus genome containing:
- a CDS encoding TlpA family protein disulfide reductase, whose amino-acid sequence is MLKPRIGVVGLLLLGLAFAVQPGQRLPEFALLDPKGNLVTPATMRKPAVIVFWASWCPVCKAEFPGLHQVAEETKVPFYVISREPKDTKEVVLEYMRAFPRFIPLLASDKDRPHEVANRFKVVGQPWTFVVDAEGKVVALFAGRAGREALLDALLLAGVELP
- a CDS encoding metal-binding protein, which produces MPSGRVHEAINLTLLGGGALAYLAYGGSPEDPRGLAFALAYLAGTFLLSPDLDLAEKGTRSQRRWGLLGLLWRPYGWLFRHRGLSHTWVLGPLTRLGYVVGLLLALGFLAQGLAKHLGMGFSLKLPSWPWEVWGFALLGYYLSQWLHLVADGIWPDHDLKRLRRPR